The proteins below are encoded in one region of Veillonellales bacterium:
- a CDS encoding aldo/keto reductase: MDKLKLGRTGLMVSRSGFGALPIQRISFEEAKAILRKAYDKGINFFDTARMYTDSEEKLGYSLSDIRNQIVIATKSHAADKKTLFAHLETSLKNLKTDYIDIYQLHNPKVLPNPEDRESLYAGLLEAKQKGMIRFIGVTNHNIKTAIQAAESGLYDTIQFPLNSLASEEDLKLVAVCKRKDIGLIAMKGLSGGLITNAATTFAFLRQFDNLVPIWGIQKMSELDEFLALEKNPPVLDDAMWKLIEADRAELAGDFCRGCGYCLPCPAGIEIPTQARISLLLKRAPYQPFMTDSFREKMNLINKCIECGHCKKHCPYGLDTPSLLKRELKKYNQFYEKHH; encoded by the coding sequence ATGGATAAGCTCAAACTGGGACGAACCGGTTTAATGGTCAGTCGAAGCGGGTTCGGCGCTTTGCCCATCCAGCGTATTTCTTTTGAAGAAGCGAAGGCAATCCTCCGAAAGGCCTATGACAAAGGCATCAACTTTTTTGATACCGCCCGGATGTATACCGATAGTGAGGAAAAGCTCGGTTACTCCCTGTCTGATATCAGAAATCAGATTGTCATCGCCACCAAGAGTCATGCTGCCGATAAAAAAACATTATTTGCGCATCTCGAGACCAGCCTGAAAAATCTAAAGACAGATTATATTGATATTTACCAATTGCATAACCCTAAGGTTCTACCCAATCCGGAAGACAGGGAAAGCCTTTATGCCGGCTTACTGGAAGCCAAACAAAAAGGAATGATCCGTTTTATCGGCGTTACAAATCACAATATAAAAACAGCGATACAGGCGGCCGAATCGGGCTTGTATGATACGATCCAGTTCCCTTTAAATTCCCTTGCTAGCGAGGAGGATTTGAAGCTAGTTGCCGTGTGTAAAAGAAAAGATATCGGCTTGATCGCCATGAAAGGGTTATCCGGCGGATTAATTACCAACGCTGCCACCACCTTTGCCTTTTTGCGGCAATTTGATAACCTTGTTCCTATCTGGGGAATTCAAAAGATGAGTGAGCTAGATGAATTTCTGGCTCTGGAAAAAAATCCGCCGGTACTGGATGACGCTATGTGGAAACTGATTGAAGCGGACAGAGCGGAATTGGCGGGAGACTTTTGCCGCGGTTGCGGCTATTGTCTGCCATGTCCTGCCGGAATTGAAATTCCTACCCAGGCCAGAATCTCGCTGTTGCTGAAGAGAGCCCCCTATCAACCCTTTATGACAGACAGCTTTCGGGAAAAAATGAATTTAATCAACAAATGCATCGAATGCGGACACTGTAAAAAGCATTGTCCTTACGGTCTGGACACGCCTAGCCTCTTGAAACGGGAACTGAAGAAATACAATCAGTTTTACGAAAAGCATCATTAA
- a CDS encoding DUF362 domain-containing protein, protein MEKAKVYFTNLRAAPNMNLLQKLEKLVKQAGIEQIDFKDKFTAIKIHFGEPGNLAFLRPNYSKVIADLIKRKGGKVFLTDCNTLYVGRRKNALEHLDAAYENGYNPFTTGCQILIADGLKGTDTVNVPVPGGEYVKEAKIGRAVMDADIFISLTHFKGHELTGFGGALKNIGMGCGSRAGKMEMHSEGKPHVSGETCVGCGTCVKICAQSAITVTDKKAAIDHSKCAGCGRCIGVCHSNAIVPAWDESNDILNKKMAEYALAVLHNRPHFHISLMIDVSPNCDCHAENDLPSIPDIGMFASFDPVALDMACADMANQAPVLPGSYLAEQLKQQACSDGKPDYFHAAHPETNWRVCLDHAEKIGIGTKSYELIEI, encoded by the coding sequence ATGGAAAAAGCAAAAGTTTATTTTACGAATTTACGGGCAGCACCCAATATGAATCTACTGCAAAAACTAGAAAAACTGGTCAAGCAAGCAGGGATCGAGCAAATTGATTTCAAAGATAAATTCACTGCCATAAAAATACATTTTGGCGAGCCCGGCAATCTGGCCTTTCTCAGACCGAATTATTCCAAGGTGATTGCCGATCTGATCAAAAGAAAAGGGGGAAAGGTCTTCCTTACCGATTGCAACACGCTTTATGTCGGCCGGCGTAAAAATGCCCTTGAACATTTGGATGCGGCATATGAAAATGGGTATAATCCCTTCACTACCGGCTGCCAGATTTTGATTGCCGACGGACTAAAAGGCACCGATACGGTCAATGTCCCCGTCCCTGGCGGCGAATATGTGAAAGAGGCAAAAATCGGCAGGGCTGTCATGGATGCCGATATCTTTATCAGCCTGACCCACTTCAAAGGTCACGAACTTACCGGCTTCGGCGGAGCCCTAAAAAACATCGGCATGGGATGCGGCTCAAGAGCCGGAAAAATGGAGATGCACAGTGAAGGCAAGCCTCATGTATCCGGTGAAACCTGTGTCGGCTGCGGCACCTGTGTTAAAATTTGTGCCCAAAGCGCCATCACCGTTACCGATAAAAAAGCGGCTATCGACCACAGCAAATGTGCCGGCTGCGGCCGCTGTATCGGTGTTTGCCACTCTAATGCAATCGTTCCGGCCTGGGATGAGTCTAACGACATTCTCAATAAAAAAATGGCGGAATACGCACTGGCGGTATTACATAACAGGCCCCATTTTCATATCAGCTTAATGATTGATGTATCCCCTAACTGTGATTGCCATGCCGAAAACGACCTGCCCAGTATTCCCGACATTGGTATGTTCGCCTCCTTCGATCCTGTAGCTCTCGACATGGCCTGTGCGGATATGGCGAATCAGGCTCCCGTTCTTCCCGGCAGTTACCTGGCAGAGCAGCTTAAACAGCAGGCTTGCAGCGACGGCAAACCGGATTATTTCCACGCTGCCCATCCTGAAACGAATTGGCGGGTATGCCTCGATCATGCCGAAAAAATCGGTATCGGCACCAAATCCTATGAACTGATTGAAATTTAA
- a CDS encoding YjfB family protein produces MDIAALSVLNSQQQVQSQAGTMILKKAMDASTQSASEMLKMFGIGNNIDLQV; encoded by the coding sequence ATGGACATAGCGGCTCTTTCCGTACTAAACAGTCAACAGCAAGTACAATCTCAGGCCGGGACGATGATTTTGAAAAAAGCTATGGATGCATCGACCCAAAGTGCTTCTGAAATGCTGAAGATGTTCGGTATTGGTAATAACATTGATCTACAAGTTTAG
- a CDS encoding MurR/RpiR family transcriptional regulator, whose translation MKNNVLRRIKEGAAVLSPKQMHLANYILSNYQEVSFMSSAELARAASVGESTVIRLAVSLGYSGYSAFQDSLQEFMQKEISTLDRFTVAEVSDESTIYQKVFSKEVNMINKALKEINKEKFDKVTQLLSEKENLIIIGLQGTRCLAEYAGYSFNKIRPNVFKFYDVDEYAYNFFNTVDGDTVALVFCFTRYPRKTISAMEIFKHRGIPVIVVTDSIVSPATHFADLLITIPQKNSFIDCHAANMCLINAVCLGTAYRDQKKTRIYLERFEEYAKGNNIFLQWAPLSKHIFPQIEIE comes from the coding sequence ATGAAGAATAACGTGTTAAGAAGGATTAAAGAGGGGGCGGCAGTTTTGTCGCCCAAACAAATGCATTTAGCGAATTATATTTTAAGTAACTACCAAGAAGTATCTTTTATGAGCTCTGCGGAATTAGCAAGAGCTGCGTCTGTGGGAGAGTCAACAGTTATCCGATTGGCGGTTTCTTTAGGCTACTCAGGATATTCTGCTTTTCAGGATTCGTTACAGGAATTTATGCAGAAAGAAATATCTACATTAGATAGATTTACAGTAGCGGAGGTCTCTGATGAAAGTACTATATATCAAAAAGTGTTTTCTAAAGAAGTCAATATGATAAATAAGGCGCTTAAAGAAATTAATAAGGAAAAATTTGACAAAGTGACCCAACTGCTAAGCGAAAAAGAAAATCTAATAATAATTGGTTTACAGGGAACTCGTTGTTTGGCCGAGTATGCTGGTTATAGCTTTAATAAAATAAGACCGAATGTGTTTAAATTTTATGATGTCGATGAATATGCCTATAACTTTTTTAATACCGTTGATGGTGACACAGTGGCTTTGGTTTTTTGTTTTACAAGGTATCCTCGAAAAACAATTTCCGCTATGGAAATATTTAAACATAGAGGTATTCCCGTGATTGTGGTTACTGATAGCATTGTTTCACCGGCAACTCATTTTGCTGATCTTTTAATTACAATACCACAGAAAAATTCATTTATTGATTGCCATGCAGCCAATATGTGTCTGATTAATGCAGTTTGTTTAGGGACGGCTTATAGGGATCAAAAGAAAACCCGCATTTATTTGGAGAGATTTGAGGAATATGCCAAAGGAAACAACATTTTTTTACAGTGGGCGCCGTTGTCCAAACATATTTTTCCTCAAATAGAGATAGAATAA